From the genome of Kluyveromyces lactis strain NRRL Y-1140 chromosome F complete sequence:
TGCAGAAGTACCTTCCATAAGGACCAAGATGCAAACGGTTAAAACAAACCACATACCAAACAATAATACAACTTTGGCAACGGCTAAAGGAGAACCCGAATTCTGCGGGCTAAAAGCATTCGCAATCGTCATAGTCCATAAGACCGTTGATAACTGGGCATGAGCCAAAGATAAAGCCCATAATCTTAAGTAAGAGGCAGTGTGTGATATGCAGTTCAAACAAAATTCAATCGTATGGATCACTTGATGAATCATAATGTCGccaaaattgaaagaagcaTGTTCGTGTTCTTTGCTATAATCTGCGACCACCATGGTATCCTCAGAATTTTCTTGCGCTTCTTGCAAACGCTCAtgaatttcttgttcatgCATATCAGAGTATCCCTTATTAATGGCCTCCTGGTTCAGCTTCTTTAGTACTAGCGGTTTGTACAATAGTAGCCACGGTACACAAACTAAGGCAGCAAGTAAGAGGATAATCTGTAGAACACTTTGTCCACGGAATAAAGGCTCTTCGATAACACCAGGGGAAAGGAACATATTGATTAACATATTCAAAAGTCCCGGAGCGGGCTTATTATCTTTTATCCAGTCTTTCGACCACTTGTATATAATAGCCCATGAAAGGTAACCGAAAATGGACTGCATGAAAATTAAACCAGGAATAAAATTGCCAACGATATCTACTCTGGATTTCTTAAATCTGTAGTTgaccaaagaaaacatgAATGAATAAGTCATGTGAATGAAACCCATTAAAATGGATAACTTCATTTTATACGAGttagaaaataaaagagCATTTTCAGTTCCATGCCAAGCGTAATCTAAACCGAAAGGATAAACCCCGACCTGCGTTGCTTCAATTGTGTCGCCTTCTTTGAATCCACTGGGCCATTTCCAACCTGACTTGAACAAAGTCAtggaaagtgaaaaaatgTCATTGTATAAAAGACCGGTATAAATGGAGAATAAACCCATCAATAACAACACATATCTACCTGAAAAAGCCATATCGAAAATCTCATCTCTTTTCATCTGACcgaatttcttttctctcaAAACCAACACCAATCCACAAAGTGTTAAAATGAATCCATGACCCAAGTCACCAAACATTATGGCGAACATAAAAGGAAACGTAACAATGGTCGCCAAACCTGGATTGACTTCCTTATATGTAGCGGTACCGTACGCATCCAcaatattttgaaatgCCTCTGTGAATTTATTGGTTTTGTGATACGTTGGAGGACTTTTATTGGTAGAAATAACGTTCAATACTGCTGTACTGGCAGACGCAGATACTTCACCAAAATCCCTTAACGAGTTTCTTACGGCATCCAGCCGAGAAGAAGGAACCCAACCTTCAGCCACTACCGCTTGAGATTCTTGCCTGAACAAATTTAATGTAGCATAAATATACTTCTCTCTCTTGACTAATACATTCCAAATGGGTAATTGATCATTTACAATCAAAAGTTCTGTGTGCAAAGTTTGTTCGGTGGTAGTGCAGATCTGTTCAAGATCAGTGattttatcattcaatGCTTGAATAGTGGAATGACTGGTTGAGATGGGAAATAAGGTTCCATTTAGAGATTCTACTACCTTCCGAACTCTCTTCAATAAAACATCACCATGGGTGAAGACAATAAAACAATCTTTCTCGATAAGTTCATCTCCCTCTAAAAGCTTCTGTTCAATAGGAATATTatgaaagaacaaattaCCTCTTAAAATTCTCCATAAaattttattcaaaatagcCACCTTGGCCCTGCTAATTGAGCCCGTCAACATAAATTTGTTATGGTAGGCCAATTCCATACTGTTTCTCGTTGGTTCGTCTGTGTCCAAATCAAATGAGAAATCACTTAATTGGTCGGACTGAGTTTCTTGATCCGCTGAAAGGTTGAATTCCTCAACATCCATAGAAGAGCGTATTCTTCCACCTATATTAGGATTTACTTCTAAAAATCTTCCAGTTTCAAAGACTACATGTCTCTCTTCTATCAATACATTGAGTCTTCGTTTTAAATGTATCAAGGATTCGTCAAGTTGCCTTACTCTTGCttcaaattgaacaatATCATCGGAAACGTCGTTTATTGTATCTATAGTATGATGGTTTAGGCTTTCCAAAATCATCTTGGTGGAAGATCCAAATGTTCCCATTGGATCATCCACGTCTACCGGATGATAAGTATATTTCCATGTAGCATCTTTATGACGTTCAGACACTGTTATAAGATACTGGACCAATCTATCAATATCATCGTATTTTCTTATTTGATTCACATGTCCCCTTTGAAACGCACTTACGCCAGCGTTCATGTCTTTAAACATTATAGCACCCATATTGCCAAGGATACATACGACTTCTCGAGATATTTCGGATGGAATATATAGCTCAACATACGTCATATCAGCCGACCGAAAGATGGCCTCTTCCGCACAATCAAGAGTCAAATATTCTGGGTTTGACATGGCTCAAGTAATTAGCGTTTACCAATCTCTATTCCACTATTCAAAACGAGCTTTAATTTAACGGAAATGTAAATACTTCCTTTCCAATATTTCAGTAATGAGATCCCTATTCCAATAGACAAAAGTTCTCTGCGAAAATGCCAGACTACCTGTTTCAAATTCGGAACAAGTTGTTCCAATGTAAATGCTAATACCGTTGCTATCTTCGGGTTCTGCTTCTAACAATTGGCCGCGTTCTGTCAACAAAAAGGTGTACTAAATATGCAAGATTTTGGTTACGTATAGCGATTGTTCTCCTAAATTTAAGAACATgacaaaagaagaaaaagacgGGTAAGTACAAATAAGGTTACAACACACTCGGTTATAGAAAGAAGCCAGCTTGAAGCACTGTTCATCGACCATCAAGGACTGAAATATGCAAAGTCCTAGTCATGTCGATTTGGCGTCTCCACCAAGGATACCTGGTACTCCAGTTCCTGTGAAGTTGAAGTCAAAAAATAGCACGAAGCAGCTGGTTAAAACAGCGAAGTACTTGTTTCCGGATTACATGGGGTTGTTCAATCTAGGAATATTGAAACACGAAGAGTTACAGTATTGTGAGTATACCATTAATGGCTTTGAATTATATATTGTGGAGCAATGGGTCTCAGAAAGAAAGTTTTCTAATGTTATCACTTCATTTACAGGAAATTCAAGCGAAGTAGTTCGTGGTATTTTGGTGAAACTTCCAGAGGACATAAGGTACTGGCCAGAATCTTTCAAGCAATACCACGACAAGCTAATTGAATTTTCGTCAATCAAAGTGATGGATGATGGCATTTCCTTATTTGTCACCAATTTATCCTATTTCCCGTCGACTCTTAATTTATTGCATGTGAAGAATGGGTCAATGAAGGATTCCTGGCCATTATTTCAAGTAAACTTCAATTTAAAACGTATTGGCTGTGGTAGCAGATCCGGAAATTTATTAGGCGAGCCCTCTATTACATCACTAGAGAAATTTGCGCAGATTTACAAGATGGCCACCAAAGATCCTGAGGATTTGTTTCGAAATTTAATTGAGTTGTTTAGAGTAATACAAATATCCTTAACGTATTTTAGGTTGTTAGATGGAAGGTTTAAAGATGGTACTCTTTGTCAGCACACCTTTGATGGTATACAGGAATGGTGGGTTACGTATGGTAAACTATACTTGGGAATTGATAGGCCGAAAAATGAAGGAATTCTAGGGCCTACCACAGTTGCAGGTATAATAAGTTTTGTATTGACATGTTACTTCAAGTTCATTGTGGAAGATTGCATATCATTCAAAGACCCTTATATAGAAAGTTCCTTCTACTCTGGGGTGTAcaactttcaaaagaaacacaATCTTCCGAAGACGTCTTATCTAGATATAGAAACGATGaacaaacttttcaaagttaCTTCTAGGGCAAATACCACAGATATTTTCAAGTTAAAGCGTGCTTTAAAATCTAGGGTACAGGATATTGCTAGAAAAGTCAATCCTATCCAACTAGCTAACGAAATTTTAACAACAGATCTTGATTGGTTGATAGAAAATGTCCAAGGCGGATATCTTGGACTATTTTGGAGTGGAAAGAGGCAAAATAAAATAACTTTACAGAGCCATAACTTTTATGAACAGGATTACAGTCATGGGGATCCGTTCGATGAACACGGTGAGTATTTTACCGGAGAAGGAATCTATGATTATGAGGAGAATAGCtcagaattggaagatATATCAAGTTGGGAGGATGGCAACGTAAAGCACGAATCTGAATTTCCTTATCATTGTCACAATAATGTCATGTTCCAAAGGGAGCTATATCGTAGAGCTTCCATACCTCAGACcgagaaggaaaagaatctttttcaaatggaATACAAGAACAGTGTCTCAGCCGACGAGAACTCGGGGCAACAGTACACGATTAAACATAACTACAGCTTCTCGGATATACAAGATTCCATAGAAGTGTGGagttttccatttcaagTATCGCCTGTTAAAATCGCTAGGGACATACTGCGCATGGAGGTACATATGAGAAAATATTGTGATGAGCGTACCACAGAAAGCTGGAATGACTGTATGGCAACATTAACCTCATCATTAAAACGTTGCACAGAGACTTTTGAGACTCTCCAACAAAAAGAGAACGAACTGCGGTCTAAGCATGACACCATACAAGCTGAAATGAAAGACATAAACTCATTAGAAGCTAAATTTAACTATGATTTGAGGATCCTTGATGCAAGAATGAGAGACGTTGAGGAAAATTTGAACCATTTTAGCAACAGATTGAACACATTAGAAGATAGCTTCAAACTGAAGGGTAAGAAATTTAAAGCATTAATTGATACTGACATTCTACACAGTGCTCTAGAGTTAGACAAATATGCATTTGAATTCTTCGAAAATGAGCAAGTTTGGAACGAGGGTGTCTTTTTGAGATCAATGAGACAGTATATATGGCCTGTGGTGAAGAAGGAATGGGAAAGACTGAGTGAATGGTGGAGCCCAACGAATATGTagtgtttttttttgcttgCATCATTTCAATGCAATTGATTCCGGAACAATCTTTGTTTGAtatttatcttcaaaatctcCGATCACATTTTTAAGCCGTAGATAGTTTAGGTTATCATTCGGTACCTTATGCCATGGTACTCTATTGAATAGATCCGTCAATTCTCCCATCAATATTTTTAATTGCTTTTCGGCATTAATGTGGCCATCATTTAGTTGTTTCTCGCTATACTTGAGTCGTGACATTGGTGCTGTAACACTTTTTGTTATGAATTCTTGTTGTTTCTGTGGCGCTGATGTTTTATATTCTACGATAAAGTTACGCATTGATACTATCATCTCGTCTATTTGTTGGATAAGCAGATATATCTTCGAGTGAATGTATTCTTGATGTTCGATCTGGTACATTAACCGATAGTTTTCTTCGACcagttcttcttccttagTTTTTTGCTTTAAAGTATTGACTTGTCCTAGCGTTTCATCATTAGGAGATTTCGAATATTCGTTGTAACTTATCTGATTCTGCTTCGCTAGCCTCTTCAATGACTGCTCCACTTTTTCTGTCTGTTGTCTCGTTGCCCAAGCCTGAGAGCTCAAAGTCTTCATCAACTGAAGAAGGTACTCAAAACTGTCTCCAGATCCCTCCATCGTGTACGGCAGAAGTTATTGTTTATGGTAATGAAGCCAATAAGCAATTTATCAATACTTTTCATCACATGATTGTTGCTAGGAGCTCAAGTTTCCattatttcttgttgttgaattttaAACCTTAATTTTATGTCCAATCTTATAACATCAGGACAAGGACAATAGCGCTACAGGTGATCATACCTAATTATCTTTGAGAAAGTACACTATCTTATTTTCGTTTATCTAACTGCCTCCCTGGCTCATATATTAATGAAAACATCTTAAATATACTCATGATATGCTAAATGAATTGTTTGATATAGCTTACTAGATTCATTGTTCCATTCAAGAATGAAGCGGTGGCTCAATGGTAGAGCTTTCGACTCCAGTTAAATTCTGGGAATTTTCcaaggaaacaaaattgcAATCGAAGGGTTGCAGGTTCAATTCCTGTCcgtttcatttttttagtttttgtTTAAGATGACTGACTCAACAAATGCAGGGAACCACGGTCTGAGTCAAAGCGTAGTGAGAGCAGACATTGGTCACTGTGTGACGAGAACAGCTCCCTCAAATAGTAAAGTAATGCgccttttctttcttcggtggatttgaaaagaatttaaCATTTTCGGATCTGACTATTAGAGTTCTTTAAACAGTACTTGTTGTAAATCAGATTTTGAACCTTGATTTTACACAGGAGAAATTTATGTTGAAAATACAAGTAAATATTGTTAACTAAACTTTGCTTTAGAGTCTACGCTGCGTCTCTTAACTAAAAGGCTGGCTACAAAATATCGACCTCTATTTAATATGGGAGAAGACGGTAAACATCACGCAGACTACTCTTCATTCCAAACAACAGACAGGAAAAAAGCTCTCGAGCAACTCTTGATTTCATATGAGGCTTTAGCAGAAGGTCAAGACAACTGGGTCTGCAATCTGGCGAACGCCGCATCATTAATCTGGCATTGTTACATATCACTTAATGTTGACGTTAACTGGGCTGGGTTCTACCTCACTCGGAGAGAGAATAAAAAAGAGTTGATTCTTGGGCCATTTCAAGGCAAAGTTGCTTGTCAGTTGATTCAATTTGGTAAAGGAGTGTGTGGTACTGCTGCGTCTAGTCAACAAACTCAATTAGTACCAGATGTTGAAAACTTCCCAGGGCATATAGCATGTGATGGGGAGACAAAGAGTGAAATTGTGGTTCCTATAGTCCAAAATGGCGAAACAGTAGGTGTTATCGATATTGACTGTTTGGACTACAACGGGTTTACTAAGCTTGACCAAGAATTTCTAGAAAAATTGGCCGCTTCAGTTTCAAAGACATGCGTATTCTAACTCATTAAGTAGTTACACTCGTTAATTATATTCTCTCAATTGATATCACAACTCTTGACCGTATATGAAGTTGCCTGTTATTGCATACCTAACATAGGGCATGCTGCCCCAGGTCCAGTGGAACAGAAGTTTTCTAgttttcaatgaaaaaaatgatttCGCCCAGGATCGAACTGGGGACGTTCTGCGTGTTAAGCAGATGCCATAACCGACTAGACCACGAAACCATCTTGTGAGGTCTGTCGTAATATAGACTGAAGACAAGCCAGACGAGAGGTCATGTGAGCTAGCCAGCACACGGCAGAGTTCCAAGACGTCAGTGACTGGGCATATGGATCCTGTGGTATCCAGAAGGGATGGCCTAGATGGATCATAGACGGTCACGTGATGGTCTTGAGTGCGCGTGGAGGACGGTAGCTGCAGAGGACCTACAAGGGCATGGAGGCAATGAGTTGCCATGACGAAGTCTGACGACCATCCGAGTATATAAGTCGAGTATAAAAGGCTGAGCTATGTTGCGACCTCTTGGGGAGGTTGGACGCATATACTCAACGATCTAACTAAATAGATTATTATATTATATTCGTTATATTGTTTGATATCAACGATCCCTCATCAGGCGATTAATCAATCAACTATCATCCAAGGCATATCACAACAAGATCTGAGAGAACTACATGAGTATATGTTACATCGTTAAGAGTTTCTGAAGAAACGAAATAGGTCTCTCTTATCAGCGCCCCAAATTGGAATAATGAAGTTTACTGGAAAtagcttcttcaatgatgaaattaCAAACTTGAAAACGATGTTGCATCTACTAGAATAAAACTAAGATAACTGTCTATGatgcaaaaaaaataagagTTAAGAATTACATTCATTGTAGGCTAGCGACCAAAGTAAATATCTTCAACGTAAGTAGAAGTATATGTGGAGTTGATTGAATACCAGTTCCCTATCTTTGCTGAAGGGTACTTTGACTTTTTCAAAATAGCATTCTTGTTCAAAACTTTGTAGAAGTAATTAATGTATCgtaattttctttctttttgtttcttaaaattttcaattttcatcttgagagatgagatgagatgagctgAAGTGAATAGACCACAGAGATAACCAGTACTTCTCAAAGTTAACGGCATCAGAAGAAGCTCTGAAAGTATAGAGAGCCAGAAAACAATACCAGAAACTATGGCCAGaaagaattcttctttgaatggTTCTGAATCAGCGGAGCTTGTTGTAAAAAAGAGAGTTCTCGAGGAATCTGAATTGTCCGattctgaagatgaaagaattgaagttgatgGTTTAATCGATGAAGAGGCTAGCGAAAATGAAGCTGAGGAAGCTGAAGATGACGACTCTGATGCTGAATTCAATCGCTTATtagctgaagaagaaaatggacAGGAGGAGGAGTATAATACTTCAGATTTTTCTGAAGAAGGCGATGCTTTTTCCATTACCGACAAATTGTCAAATGTAAAGTTAACAGTGATTCCAGAAACAAGCGATGAAGGCATTGTTCGTACCAAGTATTCAGATGGAAGACCAAGAATTCTTAAGTCAGAAATTAATCCTGTTTATGATAGTGATGATAGTGATGCAGAAGCTAAGAACACAATTGGTAACATCCCACTATCTGCATATGATGAAATGCCACATATTGGTTATGACATTAATGGTAAGAGAATAATGAGACCAGCCAAAGGATCTGCTTTAGATCAATTATTGGAATCTATAGAATTGCCAGAGGGTTGGACAGGTTTACTAGACAAAGACAGCGGTGcctctttgaatttgaccgaagaagaacttgaattAATCAATAAGTTGCAAAATAATCAACAGACGGACGAATCTGTGAATCCATACGAACCTTTAATCGACTGGTTCACTAGACACGAATCTGTAATGCCAGTTACGGCCGTCCCAGAACCGAAAAGACGTTTCGTTCCGTCAAAGCACGAAGCCAAGCGTGTGATGAAAATAGTCAAAGCAATCAGAGAAGGTAGAATTATCCCACCAAAGAAACTAAAGGAAttaagagaaaaagaagaacaagacAGTCATAACTACGATCTCTGGGGAGATGCCGAAGAAATCTCTGAACATGTTATGAACTTGAGAGCCCCAAAATTGCCACCACCAACAAATGAGGAGTCTTACAACCCTCCGGAAGAGTATCTTTTGACCCCAGAGGAAATTGATGCATGGGAAAAGATGGAACCAAGTGAAAGAGAGAGAAATTTTGTGCCTCACAAATTCGCTGCATTAAGAAAAGTTCCAGGTTACTCTGAATCTGTCAGagaaaggtttgaaagaTCATTAGATTTGTATTTAGCGCCTCGTGTTCGCAAAAATAAGTTGAACATTGATCCTGAATCTTTGATCCCAGAATTGCCCTCTACAAAAGATTTGAGACCATTTCCAATCCGTTGCTCTACCGTTTATGTCGGTCATAAAGGAAAAATTCGTACAATGTCCATTGATCCAACTGGATTATGGTTGGCTACTGGTTCCGATGATGGCACTGTCAGAGTATGGGAAATTCTTACAGGTAGAGAAGTTTACCAAGTCACAATACTTAATGCggaagaaaacaatgatgaCCACATAGACGTTGTTGAATGGAATCCCGACAGTACTACCGGTATCCTTGCGGTTACTGCTGGCGAAAACATCTTCTTGCTTGTTCCACCAATTTTCGgctttgaaattgaaaacacaGGTAAATCAAAGATTGAATACGGTTTTGGTTTCGATACTTTCGGAAACGTCAAAAAGAGTAATCTCAATGTGAATAGcgatgatgaggatgacGGTGCTGAATCACATGCTGTCAAGAAACAGGTTGCTCAATGGAATAAACCAACCGAAAGGCAAGCTGCCAATGATATTTGTATCGTAATAACTTGTCGTAAATCAGTGAAAAAGCTTTCATGGCATAGAAAAGGTGATTACTTTGTCACTGTTCAACCAGACTCAGGTAATACATCAGTTTTGATTCATCAATTATCCAAGCATTTAACTCAATCGCCATTCAAAAAATCTAAGGGTATCATTATGGATGCAAAATTCCATCCATTCAAGCCACAGCTCTTGGTCTGTTCTCAAAGATACGTCAGAATTTATGACCTATCGCAACAAGTGCTAATCAAGAAACTTCTACCTGGTGCTCGTTGGTTATCTACTATTGATATTCACCCAAGAGGTGATAACTTAATTGCATCCTCGTTTGACAAGAGAGTGTTGTGGCATGATCTTGACCTTGCAAGCACTCCATATAAGACCTTGAGATACCATGAGAAGGCTGTAAGAAGCGTAAGTTTCCACAAGAAACTACCACTGTTTTGCTCAGCTGCGGATGATGGTAACATCCATGTTTTCCATGCCACGGTCTATGACGATTTAATGAAGAACCCTATGATCGTCCcgttgaagaaactaaCCGGCCACAAGATTGTGAATAGTTTAGGTGTTCTAGATACTATATGGCATCCACGTGAAGCTTGGCTATTCTCTGCAGGTGCCGACAAAACCGCTCGTTTGTGGACTACCTGATAGAACCCTCATGACGGGATATTTGTAAAACACTGTATACTATGGACATCATTACCTATCAATATTACAAGTAGATACTTTCTAATTAGTGTTCAAGGGAATACATTATTATCTTTGGATCAGAGCTCAAAAGGTATCCATGTCTCTCATCATTGCCATTTCCTCATCTGATGCGATATCATTACCGTTATTTGTTGTGCTGGCAACGGTCGTAATTTTACTCAATTCGTCTAACTCTTCAGCGTTAGGCAGAGCGTAGCCATTTTGTGTATGTTGCCGTATGTTTGTATCAGTGGTGGACAACATTTCATTCGTGTGCCGCTGGTGATGCGAAGAATATAGaacatcatcatcatcatcatcatcatcatcatcgtcataGTTGCCGTCATTATTCTGATTTTTGTCTTTGTCTAGGCTGATAATTTTGGTGGCTTCATAACCATACTGTGCATTTCCGCGGTCAGTCGCTGAGGTAGATTCATCCGTTACAAATAAGCTATTTCGTCCCTGATGAGCAGGTAGTACGCCTGTGTCGTGCATTTGCATATCAGGTACGTTGGGAATGTCATCTCCGAGGAGGATACCCATGTCTTTCCTAACTAAATTCATTCTATACTCTCTTAGCTCTTTGTCAGTTTTCCCCAATGATTCACATAATGAGgtgaaatctttgaactttGCCTTCGGATACAAATTATGAGCCCATAGCTGATAGAATTGTAAGAAGTTTGTTAAGTTATCGTAAGCTGTCTTGTGCTTGCTGATTCTACAACTTTTCGGAGCATGTTCCATGACATACGGCAGACCCTTAGTGGACAATAACTTCTCGGCAGTAAGCTTTACCCTTGGTTTCCGGGTGTTGGTAGATATGAGCGTGGGATCTTGACCATCAGTTGTACTTGTCATAGAAGGATCCAGGCCATTCACAGTAGGATccaattcaaaatcaagCCTCATGTTCCCATCTTCAGTCGCGTTGCCTTGAAATGCCGAGAGATCGttcatatcatcatctaTAGACATCGTTTACGGTACTGTCTCAAAAAAGCAAAGAGCACACACACTTGTAGATATAAAAAATACTATTCCGTGCCAAATATGAGGACTTCGACAACTGAGAGCGAGAGACACTATTTATGTTATCTTAAATCGATAATGCTCTTCGACTTCAGTTAAGTTTGGCGTAGTATATTTCACggaaaggaaaagaaataaagtcacgtgaacaatatttacattttcttttggttcGTCTGGTGACATTATCAGCGTCAAGAATCTCAACGCAGACATTTATTGCGACAGACACAGTGACGCGTCGAAAAGTCAAGAGAAGGCATTCAGGGGGAATGCCAAGAGACAACAAAACGGGCAAGCAAAAAGAAGCACCGTGAAATTTTAAGTCAAGGCTGTCCTTCTGATAAGCAAGATAGCAAGCCAAACACTATGTTTTGGCTGCGTTGATAAGAAGACAAATGCTGtcaatcacgtgataatCCCTCTTTTTTAAGTTTTCTTGGGGGCATTCATTAGGCGCATGTCACATGCTCTGTTGAGGAATGAGTGGAAAGCCACACTTTTTATTGCGGTACTTTCACTTAGGCTGATGAAAAGATCGGTGTTTGAAGTTCCTGCTGAGAGGTTATTGTGAAAGTGTCAAATGATAACGCACATTAACGGGCTGCCTTTTGATTCCTTTGCCCACAGAAGTGGTCCATTTTGTTTCAGAGATTTAACCACAATTTGTTAGTGTGTTATTGTTATCTTGTTGTAGTATATTTTATGGAggttatatatatataaggAATAACCTTTCAGTTGTTGACAAGGCCTATGTAATAGATTCGAGGTTGTCTGTATCTTGTATTGATAAGTTAAAAAGTGTAAGAAAGACGTCTCATAATAAGGAGTAACACAGGATACCGACCTCCGAATAGGCTTAACAAGCGCCTACTACAATATACCCATTAGCGTCCCCGTTTGACAATATTCAACAATGTTCACAGACAATTTTGGAAAAGCCAAAGATACGCAGCAGGTTTCCCAGGTGATAGTACAATGcttcaaaagtttaaaTTCAGTTCCCAGATCGACTCCAGACCTAGAGCAAGACTATTGtgattctgatgaagaggaagatttGATCGTGGATTTAACGACAGGGTCGTTAAAGCCCaggaatttgaagaattatCTACTTATGAATGAGGTAATGAATGGCCTAGAGAGCCTATGACGCTATGGTATTAAAGCCAATAAGGGGGTTTCACATCTACTTTATTGTGTCTACCGAAGATTTGCATACCAGAGAGATGCATCTTTTAATGCCTTTACTGCCTGGCTTTATCTctcatttta
Proteins encoded in this window:
- the ERB1 gene encoding ribosome biogenesis protein ERB1 (similar to uniprot|Q04660 Saccharomyces cerevisiae YMR049C ERB1 Protein required for maturation of the 25S and 5.8S ribosomal RNAs homologous to mammalian Bop1) — its product is MARKNSSLNGSESAELVVKKRVLEESELSDSEDERIEVDGLIDEEASENEAEEAEDDDSDAEFNRLLAEEENGQEEEYNTSDFSEEGDAFSITDKLSNVKLTVIPETSDEGIVRTKYSDGRPRILKSEINPVYDSDDSDAEAKNTIGNIPLSAYDEMPHIGYDINGKRIMRPAKGSALDQLLESIELPEGWTGLLDKDSGASLNLTEEELELINKLQNNQQTDESVNPYEPLIDWFTRHESVMPVTAVPEPKRRFVPSKHEAKRVMKIVKAIREGRIIPPKKLKELREKEEQDSHNYDLWGDAEEISEHVMNLRAPKLPPPTNEESYNPPEEYLLTPEEIDAWEKMEPSERERNFVPHKFAALRKVPGYSESVRERFERSLDLYLAPRVRKNKLNIDPESLIPELPSTKDLRPFPIRCSTVYVGHKGKIRTMSIDPTGLWLATGSDDGTVRVWEILTGREVYQVTILNAEENNDDHIDVVEWNPDSTTGILAVTAGENIFLLVPPIFGFEIENTGKSKIEYGFGFDTFGNVKKSNLNVNSDDEDDGAESHAVKKQVAQWNKPTERQAANDICIVITCRKSVKKLSWHRKGDYFVTVQPDSGNTSVLIHQLSKHLTQSPFKKSKGIIMDAKFHPFKPQLLVCSQRYVRIYDLSQQVLIKKLLPGARWLSTIDIHPRGDNLIASSFDKRVLWHDLDLASTPYKTLRYHEKAVRSVSFHKKLPLFCSAADDGNIHVFHATVYDDLMKNPMIVPLKKLTGHKIVNSLGVLDTIWHPREAWLFSAGADKTARLWTT
- the CSM3 gene encoding Csm3p (some similarities with uniprot|Q04659 Saccharomyces cerevisiae YMR048W CSM3 Protein required for accurate chromosome segregation during meiosis), with translation MSIDDDMNDLSAFQGNATEDGNMRLDFELDPTVNGLDPSMTSTTDGQDPTLISTNTRKPRVKLTAEKLLSTKGLPYVMEHAPKSCRISKHKTAYDNLTNFLQFYQLWAHNLYPKAKFKDFTSLCESLGKTDKELREYRMNLVRKDMGILLGDDIPNVPDMQMHDTGVLPAHQGRNSLFVTDESTSATDRGNAQYGYEATKIISLDKDKNQNNDGNYDDDDDDDDDDDVLYSSHHQRHTNEMLSTTDTNIRQHTQNGYALPNAEELDELSKITTVASTTNNGNDIASDEEMAMMRDMDTF
- a CDS encoding uncharacterized protein (some similarities with uniprot|Q3E826 Saccharomyces cerevisiae YKL068W-A Identified by homology to Ashbya gossypii) codes for the protein MFTDNFGKAKDTQQVSQVIVQCFKSLNSVPRSTPDLEQDYCDSDEEEDLIVDLTTGSLKPRNLKNYLLMNEVMNGLESL